One Microbacterium sp. W4I20 DNA window includes the following coding sequences:
- a CDS encoding ATP-binding protein codes for MSDLPRKNPYRPGAATAPLHLAGRQPQIARFKKILDGAPEIPANLRLTGLRGVGKSVLLKELEQEARSKGWAVVRKQLEPRHNTETELTDLLVALAAAAKRRLSLASAIRAAVSDVWVASRGLLNVTVEDVTFSLAGSSERETELAEALFDTVQAAVETGREGFAILLDEAQVIRDDKDREGEHPLSMLVAAVNALQESGLPIALVMCGLPTLRANLQRARTYSERMFKGENIGELEGNPGAARDAFVVPLDGTGITAADDLVARVLEEVEGYPFFIQLWGAELWEAALDAKVDSLTVEMLDLIEEQIYERLDEEFYAGRIETLTPSEQDVLMLSAACPYPPLKTADIRALSAKSDGNINVLMGRLTDQGVLYRIQKGQYAYTAPKFAEYLKRRKAALER; via the coding sequence ATGAGTGACTTGCCGAGAAAGAACCCCTACCGACCCGGGGCGGCCACCGCTCCATTGCACCTGGCAGGACGCCAACCGCAGATTGCGCGATTCAAGAAGATTCTCGATGGGGCGCCCGAGATTCCCGCCAATCTCCGCCTCACGGGACTGCGGGGAGTCGGGAAATCCGTGCTGCTCAAAGAACTGGAGCAAGAGGCCCGGTCGAAGGGGTGGGCGGTCGTCCGCAAGCAGCTCGAACCGCGGCACAACACCGAGACCGAGCTGACCGATCTTCTTGTCGCCCTCGCCGCCGCAGCCAAGCGACGGCTCTCCCTCGCGAGCGCGATTCGAGCGGCGGTTTCAGATGTGTGGGTGGCCAGCCGCGGGCTTCTGAACGTCACGGTCGAGGACGTCACCTTCAGCCTCGCCGGTTCCAGCGAACGCGAGACGGAACTGGCCGAGGCGCTCTTCGACACCGTGCAGGCCGCCGTCGAGACAGGGCGCGAGGGCTTCGCGATCCTTCTCGACGAGGCGCAGGTGATTCGCGACGACAAAGACCGCGAAGGCGAGCATCCGCTCTCCATGCTCGTCGCAGCCGTAAACGCCCTCCAGGAGTCCGGTCTGCCGATCGCCCTGGTCATGTGTGGACTGCCAACGCTCCGCGCGAACCTTCAGCGAGCGCGCACCTACTCCGAGCGGATGTTCAAGGGGGAGAACATCGGAGAACTCGAAGGCAACCCGGGTGCAGCTCGAGATGCTTTCGTCGTGCCGTTGGATGGCACCGGCATCACTGCTGCAGACGACCTCGTCGCTCGCGTGCTCGAAGAGGTTGAGGGGTATCCGTTCTTCATCCAACTGTGGGGAGCCGAGCTCTGGGAGGCCGCGTTGGATGCCAAGGTCGATTCACTCACGGTCGAGATGCTCGATCTCATCGAGGAGCAGATCTACGAGCGCCTCGACGAAGAGTTCTACGCAGGACGCATCGAGACGTTGACCCCGAGTGAGCAGGACGTCCTGATGCTGAGTGCGGCTTGTCCCTATCCGCCGCTCAAGACAGCGGACATCCGCGCACTGAGTGCGAAGAGCGACGGAAACATCAATGTCTTGATGGGTCGGCTGACCGATCAAGGCGTGTTGTACCGCATCCAGAAGGGGCAGTACGCCTACACGGCTCCGAAGTTCGCCGAGTACCTGAAGCGGCGCAAGGCGGCTCTCGAGCGCTAG
- a CDS encoding aldehyde dehydrogenase family protein produces the protein MTIVEEDVSTAPASAAYVAPGQPGAVAAYRPRYGHYIGGEFVEPVKGQYFENVSPVNGKPFTEVGRGTSADIDRAVDVAWQAFAGWGKTSPAERSVILNRIADRMEQHLEEIAVAETWENGKPVRETLAADIPLAIDHFRYFAGVLRAQEGGISQLDENTVAYHFHEPLGVVGQIIPWNFPILMAVWKLAPALAAGNCVVIKPAEQTPASLLFLFEIIGDLLPAGVVNIVNGFGIEAGAPLAQHKRIRKVAFTGETTTGRLIMQYASQNLIPVTLELGGKSPNVFFEDVARDTADPFYDKALEGFTMFALNQGEVCTCPSRALIQRSIYDGFLADGLERVKKVVQGNPLDPATMIGAQASNDQLEKILSYIDIGKQGGAKLLVGGERVDLGGDLSEGYYVEPTVFEGTNDMRIFQEEIFGPVLSVTSFDGFDDAISIANDTLYGLGAGVWSRSGDTAYRAGRAIEAGRVWTNTYHQYPAHAAFGGYKQSGVGRENHKMMLDHYQQTKNLLVSYAEGPMGFF, from the coding sequence ATGACCATCGTCGAAGAAGACGTGTCCACCGCCCCCGCGTCCGCCGCCTACGTCGCTCCCGGACAGCCCGGAGCCGTCGCCGCCTACCGCCCGCGCTACGGCCACTACATCGGCGGCGAATTCGTCGAGCCGGTCAAGGGCCAGTACTTCGAGAACGTCAGCCCGGTCAACGGCAAGCCCTTCACCGAGGTCGGTCGCGGCACCAGCGCCGACATCGACCGCGCGGTCGATGTCGCCTGGCAGGCATTCGCCGGCTGGGGCAAGACCAGCCCGGCCGAGCGCTCGGTCATCCTCAACCGGATCGCCGACCGCATGGAGCAGCACCTCGAGGAGATCGCGGTCGCCGAGACCTGGGAGAACGGCAAGCCGGTGCGCGAGACCCTCGCCGCCGACATCCCCCTCGCGATCGACCACTTCCGCTACTTCGCCGGCGTGCTGCGGGCGCAGGAGGGCGGGATCAGCCAGCTCGACGAGAACACCGTCGCGTATCACTTCCACGAGCCGCTCGGCGTGGTGGGTCAGATCATCCCCTGGAACTTCCCGATCCTGATGGCCGTGTGGAAGCTCGCGCCCGCGCTCGCCGCAGGCAACTGCGTCGTCATCAAGCCGGCCGAGCAGACCCCGGCATCCCTGCTCTTCCTGTTCGAGATCATCGGCGACCTGCTGCCGGCCGGGGTCGTCAACATCGTCAACGGCTTCGGGATCGAGGCGGGCGCGCCGCTCGCGCAGCACAAGCGCATCCGCAAGGTGGCTTTCACCGGCGAGACCACGACCGGGCGCCTGATCATGCAGTACGCCTCGCAGAATCTGATCCCCGTGACGCTCGAACTCGGAGGCAAGAGCCCGAACGTGTTCTTCGAAGACGTCGCCCGCGACACCGCCGACCCGTTCTACGACAAGGCGCTCGAGGGCTTCACGATGTTCGCGCTGAACCAGGGTGAGGTCTGCACCTGCCCGTCGCGGGCGCTGATCCAGCGCTCGATCTATGACGGCTTCCTCGCGGACGGACTCGAACGCGTGAAGAAGGTCGTGCAGGGCAACCCGCTCGACCCGGCCACGATGATCGGCGCCCAGGCCTCGAACGATCAGCTCGAGAAGATCCTCAGCTACATCGACATCGGCAAGCAGGGCGGCGCGAAGCTGCTGGTCGGCGGCGAGCGGGTCGACCTCGGCGGCGACCTCAGCGAGGGCTACTACGTCGAACCGACCGTCTTCGAGGGCACGAACGACATGCGCATCTTCCAGGAGGAGATCTTCGGACCCGTGCTGTCCGTGACCTCGTTCGACGGCTTCGACGACGCGATCTCGATCGCCAACGACACCCTCTACGGCCTGGGTGCCGGGGTCTGGAGCCGCAGCGGCGACACCGCCTACCGCGCAGGCCGGGCCATCGAGGCCGGACGCGTCTGGACGAACACCTACCACCAGTACCCGGCGCACGCGGCGTTCGGCGGATACAAGCAGTCGGGCGTCGGCCGCGAGAACCACAAGATGATGCTCGATCACTACCAGCAGACGAAGAACCTTCTCGTCTCGTACGCGGAAGGCCCGATGGGCTTCTTCTGA
- a CDS encoding ABC transporter substrate-binding protein → MSSRRITPVLAFGAVALLALAGCSGGNSAGNGGQSSGTDSLVIDTAFSIETADPGHTYDPTGNMIAKALYETLVDFEGSDVSTPVPGLASWEQNDAATEFTFTLEGDRVFSDGTPIEAKDVVFTLQRIQGMTEAKPNFLLGGLTIAEVDDKTISFTSETPLLQLPAILANPALGIVNSDVVIENGGTTDGTDSAQKFLDGESAGSGPFVLDTLDLSSQVVLTKNDEYNGDEESDYKRVVVRNVSESATQLANLKGGDSMVAMDLNGDQVAGLGDDLTVESVPSGQTIFLLLNQADAVAGELANVKIAEAIRYSLDYDALLELAGAGAVQATGVIPPGFEGALDGGVEQDLDKAKAALEEAGYTGQTLKLQFPNDYPVGGVEFTPLAERIQAQLEDAGITVELAPAPFATELDAYVNGTEGFGLWFWGPDYADSANFLPFAPGLKVGLRAGWAAEANPEIAGIAAGAASATDEATRTDAFTAFAEAMQAEGPFVPLIVPGRNIATAGDVEGAVYNSVWEMDIAEIAPAG, encoded by the coding sequence ATGTCGTCACGCCGCATCACGCCGGTCCTCGCGTTCGGAGCCGTCGCGCTCCTGGCGCTCGCAGGCTGCTCGGGAGGGAACTCGGCCGGCAACGGCGGGCAGTCCTCCGGCACCGACTCGCTCGTCATCGACACCGCGTTCTCGATCGAGACGGCCGACCCGGGTCACACCTACGACCCGACCGGCAACATGATCGCGAAGGCGCTCTACGAGACGCTCGTCGACTTCGAGGGCTCCGACGTCTCGACCCCGGTCCCCGGCCTCGCCTCGTGGGAGCAGAACGACGCCGCGACCGAGTTCACGTTCACGCTCGAGGGCGACCGCGTCTTCTCCGACGGCACGCCGATCGAGGCGAAGGACGTCGTCTTCACCCTCCAGCGCATCCAGGGCATGACCGAGGCCAAGCCGAACTTCCTCCTCGGCGGCCTCACCATCGCCGAGGTCGACGACAAGACGATCTCGTTCACGTCCGAGACCCCGCTGCTGCAGCTGCCCGCGATCCTCGCGAACCCGGCACTCGGCATCGTGAACTCCGACGTCGTGATCGAGAACGGCGGCACGACCGACGGCACCGACTCGGCGCAGAAGTTCCTCGACGGCGAGTCCGCGGGCTCCGGTCCGTTCGTGCTCGACACCCTCGACCTCAGCTCGCAGGTCGTGCTGACGAAGAACGACGAGTACAACGGCGACGAGGAGTCCGACTACAAGCGCGTCGTCGTGCGCAACGTCTCGGAGAGCGCCACCCAGCTCGCCAACCTCAAGGGCGGCGACTCGATGGTCGCGATGGACCTGAACGGCGACCAGGTCGCCGGTCTCGGCGATGACCTCACGGTCGAGTCCGTCCCGTCGGGGCAGACGATCTTCCTGCTGCTGAACCAGGCGGATGCCGTCGCCGGTGAGCTCGCGAACGTGAAGATCGCCGAGGCGATCCGCTATTCGCTCGACTACGACGCGCTGCTCGAACTCGCGGGTGCCGGCGCCGTACAGGCGACCGGTGTCATCCCGCCCGGATTCGAGGGCGCACTCGACGGCGGCGTGGAGCAGGACCTCGACAAGGCCAAGGCCGCGCTCGAGGAGGCCGGCTACACGGGCCAGACGCTGAAGCTGCAGTTCCCGAACGACTACCCGGTCGGCGGCGTGGAGTTCACCCCGCTCGCCGAGCGCATCCAGGCGCAGCTCGAGGATGCCGGCATCACGGTCGAGCTGGCCCCCGCGCCGTTCGCGACCGAGCTCGACGCCTACGTCAACGGCACCGAGGGCTTCGGCCTGTGGTTCTGGGGTCCCGACTACGCCGACTCGGCGAACTTCCTGCCGTTCGCGCCCGGCCTGAAGGTCGGCCTCCGCGCCGGCTGGGCTGCCGAGGCCAACCCGGAGATCGCCGGGATCGCCGCAGGCGCAGCCAGCGCGACGGATGAGGCCACGCGCACCGACGCCTTCACCGCGTTCGCCGAGGCCATGCAGGCCGAAGGCCCCTTCGTGCCGCTCATCGTTCCCGGGCGCAACATCGCCACGGCGGGTGACGTCGAAGGCGCCGTGTACAACTCCGTCTGGGAGATGGACATCGCCGAGATCGCCCCGGCCGGCTGA
- a CDS encoding TetR/AcrR family transcriptional regulator translates to MTSDAPRTYRSELRARQAQETRGRIIASSARLFAGQGYQATTIAAIGREAGVSAETVKTTASKAALLIAAFEVTFSGSEAAETLTDTEVAAGIIDLPDEVFLNAVLTQITTANARGHALWTVLLGAALSDPVVDEALRGILERRRADYRLLVSELVRRGLTPPIDEPDAVADALSFLLSPESYQQLVAQSGWTPERYDAWLRAAVAAELTPRG, encoded by the coding sequence ATGACTTCGGATGCTCCTCGCACCTACCGATCCGAGCTGAGGGCACGCCAGGCCCAGGAGACGCGGGGCCGGATCATCGCGTCTTCCGCCCGGTTGTTCGCCGGCCAGGGCTATCAGGCCACGACGATCGCTGCCATCGGACGTGAAGCAGGCGTGTCCGCAGAGACCGTGAAGACGACGGCCTCGAAGGCGGCGCTCCTCATCGCGGCGTTCGAGGTGACATTCTCCGGATCCGAGGCTGCGGAGACCCTCACCGACACCGAGGTCGCGGCCGGGATCATCGATCTGCCGGACGAGGTCTTCCTGAATGCCGTGCTCACGCAGATCACGACCGCGAACGCCCGCGGCCACGCGCTCTGGACGGTGCTGCTCGGCGCCGCACTCTCCGACCCCGTCGTCGACGAGGCGCTCCGCGGCATCCTGGAACGCCGCCGCGCCGACTACCGCCTGCTCGTCTCGGAGCTCGTCCGCCGCGGCCTGACCCCGCCGATCGATGAGCCGGATGCCGTGGCCGACGCGCTGTCGTTCCTGCTCTCGCCTGAGAGCTACCAGCAGCTGGTCGCGCAGTCCGGCTGGACCCCCGAGCGCTACGACGCGTGGCTGCGCGCCGCGGTCGCGGCCGAGCTCACTCCGCGCGGCTGA
- a CDS encoding glycosyltransferase, whose translation MSEYLITCTPAHGHVMPLLQIAGHLLEAGHGVSFLTSERYAERVIAVGARFVALPADADVDLDDADGAFPERVGLKGPAALRFDMSNLFIRPGAAQLEAVRRELAGRRIDAVLTEPLFVGGALLQLLPERERPPVVALGIFPLGVRSKDAAPFGLGVPPMRGPIGRLRNAALRLVAERMIFGGVQREADAMAERAIGTGLGGFVLDWAGRADAYVQFSVPEFEYPRSDLPATVHFAGPLPAPRSNAQVPEWWGDLDGTRPVVHVTQGTIANSDFGQLVQPTIHGLAESDALVVVSTGGRPVEALSGDLPANVRVAEYLPYDLLLPRTDVLVTNGGFGGVQQALTHGVPLVVAGQTEDKVEVAARIGWSGAGVNLRSNTPSSLRVRQAVDLVLSDRTYRANAQRIGSAMRSSDAWSSLDAVLESLAARWVRA comes from the coding sequence ATGTCCGAGTACCTCATCACCTGCACACCCGCGCACGGTCACGTCATGCCCCTCCTGCAGATCGCGGGCCATCTGCTCGAAGCCGGGCACGGGGTGAGCTTCCTCACCAGCGAGCGCTATGCCGAGCGGGTGATCGCGGTCGGCGCACGCTTCGTCGCGCTGCCCGCCGATGCCGACGTCGACCTCGACGATGCCGACGGCGCGTTCCCCGAGCGCGTCGGCCTGAAAGGACCGGCAGCGCTGCGTTTCGACATGAGCAACCTCTTCATCCGCCCTGGCGCCGCGCAACTCGAGGCGGTGCGCCGCGAGCTGGCCGGCCGCCGCATCGACGCCGTGCTCACCGAACCGCTGTTCGTCGGGGGCGCGCTGCTGCAGCTGCTGCCGGAGCGCGAGCGCCCGCCCGTCGTCGCGCTCGGGATCTTCCCGCTCGGCGTCCGCAGCAAGGATGCCGCGCCCTTCGGTCTCGGTGTGCCGCCGATGCGGGGACCGATCGGCCGGCTGCGCAACGCTGCTCTGCGCCTCGTGGCCGAGCGGATGATCTTCGGCGGTGTGCAGCGCGAAGCCGACGCGATGGCCGAACGCGCGATCGGCACCGGGCTCGGCGGCTTCGTGCTCGACTGGGCGGGCCGCGCCGACGCCTACGTGCAGTTCTCGGTGCCGGAGTTCGAGTATCCGCGATCCGATCTCCCCGCGACCGTGCACTTCGCGGGGCCGCTTCCCGCTCCGCGGTCGAACGCCCAGGTCCCCGAGTGGTGGGGCGACCTCGACGGAACCCGGCCCGTGGTGCACGTCACCCAGGGCACCATCGCGAACTCCGACTTCGGGCAGCTCGTGCAGCCGACCATTCACGGGCTCGCGGAGTCCGACGCCCTGGTCGTCGTCTCCACCGGCGGCCGTCCTGTCGAGGCGCTGTCCGGCGACCTGCCCGCCAACGTGCGCGTCGCCGAGTACCTGCCGTACGACCTGCTGCTGCCCCGGACCGACGTGCTCGTCACCAACGGAGGATTCGGGGGAGTGCAACAGGCGCTCACGCACGGGGTGCCGCTGGTGGTGGCCGGGCAGACCGAGGACAAGGTCGAGGTCGCCGCGCGCATCGGCTGGTCGGGGGCCGGCGTCAATCTGCGCTCGAACACACCGAGCTCGTTGCGCGTGCGCCAGGCCGTCGACCTCGTGCTCAGCGACCGGACCTATCGTGCCAACGCCCAGCGGATCGGTTCGGCGATGCGGTCGTCGGATGCCTGGAGTTCGCTCGACGCGGTACTCGAATCGCTCGCGGCGCGGTGGGTGCGCGCCTGA
- a CDS encoding DUF779 domain-containing protein, translating into MVSIGTYQRVDVTDAAASLVRELTEQHGPLMFHQSGGCCDGSSPMCYPVGMFITGPGDVLLGGLDVGLADPVEVFMSESQFEYWKYTHLTIDVVPGRGAGFSVEGPTGMRFLIRSRMLNAAELEYFGLSRAE; encoded by the coding sequence ATGGTCAGCATCGGCACGTATCAGCGGGTGGATGTGACGGATGCCGCGGCATCCCTCGTCCGGGAGCTCACCGAGCAGCACGGTCCGCTGATGTTCCATCAGTCCGGCGGATGCTGCGACGGCTCGTCGCCCATGTGCTACCCCGTCGGGATGTTCATCACGGGTCCGGGCGACGTGCTCCTCGGCGGGCTCGACGTGGGCCTCGCGGATCCGGTCGAGGTCTTCATGTCGGAGTCGCAGTTCGAGTACTGGAAGTACACGCACCTGACGATCGACGTCGTCCCCGGGCGCGGCGCCGGCTTCAGCGTCGAGGGTCCGACCGGCATGCGGTTCCTCATCCGATCGCGGATGCTGAACGCCGCGGAACTCGAGTACTTCGGGCTCAGCCGCGCGGAGTAA
- a CDS encoding Lrp/AsnC family transcriptional regulator, protein MSSKDAEQSRHTGRSAAPLDETAYRILDVLRDNGRVSIAALADKVGISRANAYTRVESLVHDGVITGFSARVDQAKAGLSIGALVFVTVLPQAWASFRERVLEMPDVEWCAITTGEHDAMLLIRAVDVSGVHEFSTGVIAQLPEVRTVVSVVVLDEVIRRPYLLPGDLPERSLEVPLGMTRWTPASPGRDTLPPR, encoded by the coding sequence ATGTCCAGCAAGGATGCGGAACAGTCGCGGCATACTGGACGAAGTGCTGCTCCTCTGGACGAGACGGCGTACAGAATCCTCGATGTGCTGCGTGATAACGGTCGCGTCTCGATCGCCGCGCTGGCCGACAAGGTGGGCATTTCGAGGGCGAATGCGTACACCCGCGTCGAGTCGCTCGTGCACGACGGCGTCATCACCGGGTTCAGCGCGAGGGTCGATCAGGCCAAGGCCGGACTCTCCATCGGAGCCCTGGTCTTCGTGACCGTGCTGCCGCAGGCGTGGGCCTCTTTCCGCGAGCGCGTGCTCGAGATGCCCGACGTCGAATGGTGCGCGATCACCACCGGTGAGCACGATGCGATGCTGCTGATCCGCGCGGTCGACGTCAGCGGAGTGCACGAGTTCTCGACCGGAGTCATCGCTCAATTGCCCGAGGTACGCACCGTCGTCAGCGTCGTGGTGCTCGACGAGGTCATCCGCCGCCCATACCTGCTGCCGGGCGACCTGCCGGAGCGCAGCCTCGAAGTGCCGCTCGGAATGACCCGCTGGACGCCGGCCTCCCCCGGCCGCGACACGCTCCCGCCCCGCTGA
- a CDS encoding ABC transporter permease, translating into MTTVAVQRQAQRRRSPLIGYLLRRAGTSLLLLVGVTIVTFALTNLVPGDPVSAALGEGASQNPATREAFIKANGLDQPLFVQYFIYMGNLLRGDLGTSLVTGRPVASDLATAVPATIEIAIGAIILSLAVSIVLGTLAAYRRGLVTDQVIRVVTLVGLSVPTFWLALVSFYVFFLELRIAPGSGRISPSITPPPRITGLYTVDYLLNGDGVGFFDALAHLALPVLVLSLVTIGLLTRFIRTSVLEVLGSDYVRAARSKGLPAMRVILDYVLRGASLPILTIVGVAFGSLLSGTVLVESVFAWPGLGTYAYNSAANLDLPGIMGVGLVVGVIYLLINFVVDLLYGVLDPRVRIA; encoded by the coding sequence ATGACGACGGTGGCGGTGCAGAGACAGGCGCAACGGCGCAGGTCTCCTCTGATCGGGTACCTGCTGCGGCGGGCCGGCACCTCCCTGCTCCTGTTGGTGGGCGTGACGATCGTCACGTTCGCGCTCACCAACCTGGTGCCGGGAGACCCGGTCTCGGCCGCGCTCGGTGAGGGCGCATCGCAGAATCCCGCGACCCGCGAAGCCTTCATCAAGGCCAACGGACTCGACCAGCCGCTGTTCGTCCAGTACTTCATCTACATGGGGAACCTGCTCCGCGGGGACCTCGGCACGTCGCTGGTGACCGGTCGTCCGGTCGCCAGCGATCTCGCCACCGCGGTGCCCGCGACCATCGAGATCGCGATCGGCGCGATCATCCTGAGCCTCGCGGTCAGCATCGTGCTCGGCACCCTCGCGGCCTACCGCCGCGGTCTCGTCACCGACCAGGTGATCCGGGTCGTGACGCTGGTCGGACTCAGCGTGCCGACCTTCTGGCTGGCGCTCGTCAGCTTCTACGTCTTCTTCCTCGAGCTGCGCATCGCGCCCGGCTCGGGACGCATCTCGCCGTCGATCACGCCGCCGCCGCGGATCACGGGCCTCTACACGGTCGACTACCTGCTGAACGGCGACGGCGTCGGCTTCTTCGACGCTCTCGCGCACCTCGCCCTGCCGGTGCTGGTGCTCTCGCTCGTGACGATCGGCCTGCTGACCCGGTTCATCCGCACCTCGGTGCTCGAGGTGCTCGGGAGCGACTACGTGCGCGCGGCTCGGTCGAAGGGGCTCCCGGCCATGCGCGTCATCCTCGACTACGTGCTCCGCGGCGCCTCCCTGCCGATCCTCACGATCGTCGGCGTCGCGTTCGGGTCGCTGCTCTCCGGCACGGTGCTCGTCGAATCGGTCTTCGCGTGGCCGGGCCTGGGCACCTACGCCTACAACTCGGCCGCGAACCTCGACCTCCCCGGCATCATGGGCGTCGGACTCGTGGTGGGAGTCATCTACCTCCTCATCAACTTCGTCGTCGATCTGCTCTACGGCGTCCTCGACCCGAGAGTGAGGATCGCATGA
- a CDS encoding ABC transporter permease, which yields MSRIAAATPAGRFRFRWPRAWRTPLGIIGTVIAGAWIIVAFTAQWWVPFGPNAQVLPRLQPPGIDTLLGTDGNGRDIFSRLMTGATVSLPLALMLVIAAMIIGTVIGALAGYFGGWLDEALMRITDLFMAFPTVILAMVVAASLGPSLFNAVIAAIVVSWPQYSRVTRSIVLGLRGQNYVIAGRLLGHSPLRTLFVDILPNIAGPVLVLATLDIGAAILLLSGLSFLGLGAQPPTAEWGSMISGAMQNFDAWWLGVFPGLAILTVVLAFNFLGDAMRDVLDPTAEVVHEKKDEHQASAGVLA from the coding sequence ATGAGCCGCATCGCCGCCGCCACCCCGGCCGGCCGCTTCCGCTTCCGCTGGCCGCGCGCCTGGCGCACGCCCCTCGGCATCATCGGCACCGTCATCGCCGGCGCCTGGATCATCGTCGCCTTTACCGCGCAGTGGTGGGTGCCGTTCGGCCCGAACGCCCAGGTGCTGCCCCGCCTGCAGCCGCCGGGCATCGACACCCTCCTCGGCACCGACGGCAACGGCCGCGATATCTTCTCGCGGCTGATGACCGGCGCGACCGTGAGCCTCCCGCTCGCGCTGATGCTCGTGATCGCCGCGATGATCATCGGCACCGTGATCGGCGCGCTCGCCGGGTACTTCGGCGGATGGCTCGATGAGGCGCTCATGCGCATCACCGACCTCTTCATGGCGTTCCCGACCGTGATCCTCGCCATGGTGGTCGCGGCCTCCCTCGGCCCGTCCCTCTTCAACGCGGTGATCGCAGCGATCGTGGTGTCGTGGCCGCAGTACTCCCGCGTGACCCGCAGCATCGTGCTCGGCCTGCGCGGCCAGAACTACGTGATCGCCGGGCGCCTGCTCGGCCACTCGCCGCTGCGCACGCTCTTCGTCGACATCCTCCCGAACATCGCGGGCCCCGTGCTGGTGCTGGCGACGCTCGACATCGGCGCCGCGATCCTCCTGCTCTCCGGCCTCTCCTTCCTCGGTCTCGGCGCCCAGCCGCCGACCGCGGAGTGGGGCTCGATGATCTCCGGCGCGATGCAGAACTTCGACGCGTGGTGGCTCGGGGTCTTCCCCGGCCTCGCGATCCTCACAGTGGTGCTGGCGTTCAACTTCCTCGGCGACGCGATGCGCGACGTGCTCGACCCGACCGCCGAGGTCGTGCATGAGAAGAAGGACGAGCACCAGGCCTCGGCGGGGGTGCTGGCATGA
- a CDS encoding ABC transporter ATP-binding protein codes for MSARTVATRDATLSIRDLTIDIGRPLVRGVSLELLPGRIHGLAGESGSGKTLTSLAVLGLLPRQARTGGSITLAGEELIGLGRRALNRVRGKRIAMVFQDPSASLHPQLPVGRQLTDHMRVHLGLKGAAARARAVELLETVQVPNPAEALKRYPHQFSGGQRQRIAIACALACDPEVLLADEPTTALDVTVQAGILQLLRDLAIDRNLAVLLVTHDLGVMSAIADEVAVMKDGRIVELADRETLFRDPQHEYTRTLLAALPGSKIADEGDADE; via the coding sequence ATGAGCGCCCGCACCGTCGCGACGCGAGACGCGACGCTCAGCATCCGCGATCTGACGATCGACATCGGGCGTCCGCTCGTCCGCGGCGTCTCGCTCGAGCTCCTGCCCGGTCGCATCCACGGCCTCGCCGGGGAGTCGGGGTCGGGCAAGACGCTCACCTCGCTCGCCGTGCTCGGTCTGCTTCCGCGACAGGCCCGCACCGGCGGATCGATCACGCTCGCGGGGGAGGAACTGATCGGTCTCGGCCGCCGGGCTCTCAACCGCGTGCGCGGCAAGCGGATCGCCATGGTGTTCCAGGACCCGTCGGCGTCGCTGCATCCGCAGCTGCCGGTCGGCCGCCAGCTCACCGATCACATGCGCGTGCACCTCGGGCTCAAGGGCGCGGCCGCTCGGGCCCGAGCCGTCGAACTGCTCGAGACCGTGCAGGTGCCGAACCCGGCGGAGGCGTTGAAGCGCTACCCGCACCAGTTCTCCGGAGGACAGCGCCAGCGCATCGCGATCGCCTGCGCCCTGGCGTGCGACCCCGAGGTGCTGCTGGCCGACGAGCCGACCACCGCGCTCGACGTGACCGTGCAGGCCGGCATCCTGCAGCTGCTCCGCGACCTCGCGATCGATCGCAACCTGGCCGTGCTGCTCGTCACGCATGACCTCGGCGTCATGAGCGCGATCGCCGACGAGGTCGCCGTGATGAAGGACGGTCGCATCGTCGAGCTCGCCGACCGCGAGACGCTGTTCCGCGACCCGCAGCACGAGTACACGCGCACGCTGCTCGCCGCACTCCCCGGTTCGAAGATCGCAGACGAAGGGGATGCTGATGAGTGA